Proteins from a genomic interval of Oceanimonas doudoroffii:
- the cyoE gene encoding heme o synthase codes for MIRPYLKVTKPGIIMGNLISVAGGFFMAARGDIDWSLMWATVFGLSLVVASGCAVNNCIDRDIDARMRRTRNRVTVTGELPARTALIYGLVLGVAGFGLLGWFTNAVATGFAAFGYVVYVGFYSLWLKRTSVYGTLVGSLSGAVPPVVGYCAVSGQFDAGAAILLLMFSLWQMPHSYAIAIFRYEDYAAANIPVLPVAEGVAKAKRQIVLYIALFCLVTVLLPLSGYTGLTFMTVACATSLWWLVMAFNGYRRGAEELGWARRVFVLSIVTITAISITMAFDFRTAPEAWLAMSL; via the coding sequence ATGATTCGGCCTTATCTCAAGGTCACCAAGCCGGGCATTATCATGGGCAACCTGATCTCGGTGGCCGGCGGCTTTTTCATGGCCGCCCGCGGCGACATCGACTGGTCGTTGATGTGGGCCACCGTTTTCGGGTTGTCACTGGTGGTGGCGTCCGGCTGTGCCGTGAACAACTGCATCGACCGCGATATCGACGCGCGCATGCGCCGCACTCGAAACCGGGTCACCGTGACCGGCGAGCTGCCGGCACGCACCGCGCTGATCTATGGTCTGGTGCTGGGCGTGGCGGGCTTTGGCCTGCTGGGCTGGTTTACCAACGCCGTGGCCACCGGCTTTGCCGCCTTTGGTTATGTGGTGTATGTGGGCTTTTACAGCCTGTGGCTGAAGCGGACCTCGGTGTACGGCACCCTGGTGGGCAGCCTGTCCGGCGCGGTGCCACCTGTGGTGGGTTACTGTGCGGTGAGCGGGCAGTTTGACGCCGGTGCCGCCATTTTGCTGCTGATGTTCAGCCTGTGGCAGATGCCCCATTCCTACGCCATTGCCATTTTCCGTTATGAGGATTATGCGGCGGCCAATATTCCGGTGCTGCCGGTGGCGGAAGGGGTGGCCAAGGCCAAGCGGCAGATCGTGCTCTATATTGCGCTGTTCTGCCTGGTGACCGTGTTGTTGCCGCTCAGCGGTTACACCGGCCTTACCTTTATGACCGTGGCCTGCGCCACCAGTCTGTGGTGGCTGGTAATGGCCTTTAACGGCTATCGCCGGGGCGCCGAGGAGCTGGGCTGGGCCCGTCGTGTGTTTGTGCTGTCCATTGTTACCATCACCGCCATCAGCATCACCATGGCGTTTGACTTTCGCACCGCGCCCGAGGCGTGGCTGGCGATGTCGTTGTAA
- the cyoD gene encoding cytochrome o ubiquinol oxidase subunit IV, with protein MSHNHDAVDHGSVKSYLTGFVLSVILTAIPFWAVMTGELSPGATLATVVGLAIVQIVVHLKYFLHLSFKPGSRENTVAFLFSALIIVMVVGLSVWIILSANEMMMY; from the coding sequence ATGAGTCACAACCATGACGCCGTGGATCACGGCAGTGTGAAGTCCTATCTCACCGGCTTTGTGCTGTCGGTGATCCTGACCGCCATTCCGTTCTGGGCGGTGATGACCGGCGAGCTCAGCCCGGGGGCCACCCTGGCCACCGTGGTGGGCTTGGCCATTGTGCAGATTGTGGTGCACCTGAAGTATTTCCTGCACCTGAGCTTCAAGCCCGGCAGCCGGGAAAACACGGTGGCGTTTCTGTTCTCCGCCCTCATTATCGTGATGGTGGTGGGCCTGTCGGTGTGGATCATCCTCAGCGCCAACGAAATGATGATGTACTGA
- the cyoC gene encoding cytochrome o ubiquinol oxidase subunit III — MEAVSVDLKQVQAHHHEEHHDTGGNTLFGFWLYLMTDCLLFASVFATYAVLYMNTAGGPGGRELFDLKFVAVETAVLLVSSITYGFAMLAGHNHKRGSTLLWLLVTFALGATFIGMELYEFHHLIESGNGPSRSAFLTSFFTLVGMHGLHVTAGLVWMLVLMIELVKRGTGPRTLTRLGCLSMFWHFLDVVWICVFTVVYLMGAMA, encoded by the coding sequence ATGGAAGCCGTATCCGTTGATCTCAAACAGGTGCAGGCGCACCACCACGAAGAGCACCACGACACCGGGGGCAATACCCTGTTCGGGTTCTGGCTCTACCTGATGACCGACTGCCTGCTGTTCGCTTCGGTATTCGCCACCTATGCGGTGCTCTATATGAACACCGCCGGCGGCCCGGGCGGCCGGGAGCTGTTCGATTTGAAATTTGTGGCGGTGGAAACCGCGGTGCTGCTGGTCTCCAGCATCACCTATGGCTTTGCCATGCTGGCCGGCCACAACCACAAGCGGGGCTCGACCCTGCTGTGGCTGCTGGTGACCTTTGCGTTGGGGGCCACCTTTATCGGTATGGAACTCTATGAGTTTCATCACCTGATCGAGTCTGGTAACGGCCCCAGCCGCAGTGCCTTTCTCACTTCTTTCTTCACCCTGGTGGGCATGCACGGTCTGCACGTGACCGCCGGCCTGGTGTGGATGTTGGTGCTGATGATTGAGCTGGTGAAGCGGGGCACCGGCCCGCGCACCCTGACCCGTCTGGGCTGCCTGAGCATGTTCTGGCACTTCCTCGACGTGGTCTGGATCTGTGTATTTACCGTGGTGTATCTGATGGGGGCAATGGCATGA
- the cyoB gene encoding cytochrome o ubiquinol oxidase subunit I — MSLLGKLTLDAVPYHEPIIMVTLSVVAIAAVVIAFLVTRYNKWGVLWRDWITSVDHKRLGIMYIILAFVMLIRGFADAIMMRAQLALSTNGADGYLPPEHYDQIFTAHGVIMIIFMAMPFMIGLMNIVLPLQIGARDVAFPFLNNLSFWLAVSGAVLVNISLGLGEFAKTGWVAYPPLSELDFSPGVGVDYYIWALQISGIGTLLTGVNFLVTVFRMRTPGMKLMQMPIFTWTCTWANILIVASFPILTAVLGMLTLDRYLDFHFFTNDAGGNAMMYINLFWAWGHPEVYILILPAFGIFSEVISTFTGKRLFGYNSMVWASGAISVLGFIVWLHHFFTMGSSANVNAFFGVMTMIIAVPTGVKLFNWLFTMYRGRLRMTVPVLWTLGFMTTFTIGGMTGVLLAVPGADFVLHNSLFLIAHFHNTIIGGAVFGYLAGFAFWFPKAMGFHLDEKLGRVSFWCWQIGFYVAFMPLYVLGFLGMTRRLNSTDNPAWNFWLYLAAVGAVFILAGIVVQFYQLYKAFRDREANKDLTGDPWNGHTLEWSTASPPQFYNFAKLPRVRDIDAFTDMKEQGDAYQAGNYQPIHMPKNTACGVLIGAAATAAGFGAIWHIWWMVIAGLVASFVIFLCRAYDTDTDYYVQPDEVERIEQEHLRNVMMKEA, encoded by the coding sequence ATGTCGTTATTAGGTAAACTCACACTCGACGCCGTGCCCTACCATGAGCCCATTATCATGGTAACCCTGAGCGTTGTGGCCATCGCCGCCGTGGTGATCGCCTTTCTGGTTACCCGCTACAACAAGTGGGGCGTGCTCTGGCGCGACTGGATCACCTCGGTGGACCACAAGCGGCTGGGCATCATGTATATCATCCTGGCCTTTGTCATGCTGATCCGCGGCTTTGCCGACGCCATCATGATGCGGGCGCAACTGGCGCTGTCCACCAACGGGGCCGACGGCTATCTGCCGCCCGAGCACTACGACCAGATTTTCACCGCCCACGGTGTCATCATGATCATCTTTATGGCCATGCCATTCATGATCGGCCTGATGAACATTGTGCTGCCGCTGCAGATCGGTGCCCGCGACGTGGCCTTTCCTTTTCTCAACAACCTCAGCTTCTGGCTGGCGGTGTCCGGCGCCGTGCTGGTGAACATCTCCCTCGGTCTGGGTGAATTCGCCAAGACCGGCTGGGTGGCCTATCCGCCGCTGTCGGAGCTGGATTTCAGTCCGGGCGTGGGGGTCGACTACTACATCTGGGCGCTGCAGATTTCCGGTATCGGTACCCTGCTGACCGGGGTGAACTTTCTGGTGACCGTGTTCAGAATGCGGACGCCGGGCATGAAGCTGATGCAGATGCCGATCTTCACCTGGACCTGTACCTGGGCCAACATTCTGATCGTGGCGTCCTTCCCGATCCTGACCGCGGTGCTGGGCATGCTGACCCTGGACCGTTACCTGGACTTCCACTTCTTTACCAACGACGCCGGCGGCAACGCCATGATGTACATCAACCTGTTCTGGGCCTGGGGTCATCCCGAGGTGTACATTCTGATCCTGCCGGCCTTTGGCATTTTCTCCGAAGTGATCTCCACCTTTACCGGCAAGCGCCTGTTTGGCTACAACTCCATGGTCTGGGCCAGTGGCGCCATCTCGGTACTGGGCTTTATCGTGTGGCTGCACCATTTCTTCACCATGGGCTCCAGTGCCAACGTCAACGCCTTCTTTGGCGTGATGACCATGATCATTGCGGTGCCCACCGGGGTGAAGCTGTTCAACTGGCTGTTCACCATGTATCGCGGCCGCCTGCGCATGACGGTACCGGTGCTGTGGACCCTGGGCTTTATGACCACCTTTACCATAGGCGGCATGACCGGTGTATTGCTGGCGGTGCCCGGCGCCGACTTTGTGCTGCACAACAGCCTGTTCCTGATCGCCCATTTCCACAACACCATCATTGGTGGCGCCGTGTTCGGTTACCTGGCGGGCTTTGCCTTCTGGTTCCCGAAGGCCATGGGCTTTCACCTCGACGAGAAGCTGGGCCGAGTGTCGTTCTGGTGCTGGCAGATCGGCTTCTACGTGGCCTTTATGCCGCTGTATGTGCTGGGTTTCCTGGGCATGACCCGTCGCCTCAACAGCACCGACAACCCGGCCTGGAACTTCTGGCTGTATCTGGCCGCGGTGGGTGCCGTGTTTATTCTGGCTGGCATCGTGGTGCAGTTCTACCAGCTCTATAAAGCCTTCCGTGACCGCGAAGCGAACAAGGATCTGACCGGTGACCCCTGGAACGGCCATACCCTGGAATGGTCCACCGCGTCACCGCCCCAGTTCTACAACTTCGCCAAACTGCCGCGCGTGCGTGATATCGACGCCTTTACCGACATGAAGGAACAGGGTGACGCCTACCAGGCGGGCAACTACCAGCCCATTCACATGCCAAAGAACACCGCCTGCGGCGTGCTGATTGGCGCGGCCGCGACCGCCGCCGGCTTTGGTGCCATCTGGCATATCTGGTGGATGGTGATCGCCGGTCTGGTGGCCAGCTTTGTGATCTTCCTGTGCCGGGCCTATGACACCGACACCGACTATTACGTGCAGCCCGACGAGGTCGAGCGCATCGAGCAGGAACACCTGCGCAACGTGATGATGAAGGAGGCCTGA